Proteins encoded by one window of Porphyromonas vaginalis:
- the murD gene encoding UDP-N-acetylmuramoyl-L-alanine--D-glutamate ligase yields the protein MQRNEYIILGAGESGVGAAILAQQQGLPVFVSDSGQIKPQYKAELEQYGIPYEEGGHTFSRILSAQEVIKSPGIPDSAPLIRQLTEQQTPIISEIEFAYRYAGNSMMIAITGSNGKTTTTNWLYHTLHNAGLDVSMAGNVGTSLARQVALAPHAYYVIELSSFQLDHMYQFRAHIAILLNITPDHLDRYDHQMELYARAKMRITQNQEPTDYFISWIEDDWTQRLLKEPGMGAGRRIFFSTEASSDDAVVASSHNGQLRFALQEPVVEMPESALALSGKHNVQNALAVGCAAQALGIKPEIIRASLETFTNVPHRLEYIASIDGVDYINDSKATNINSTWYALESMRKPTILILGGTDKGNDYNDLMDLVKEKVVGLIYMTTDSAKLHRSFDSVIPRHEEVTSMRDAIAAARQMAKAGDTVLLSPACASFDLFTCYEDRGDQFRAEVLAIAQQQRDTDRSL from the coding sequence ATGCAACGCAACGAATATATCATCCTAGGAGCTGGAGAGAGTGGCGTCGGAGCTGCCATCCTCGCTCAGCAGCAAGGGCTCCCTGTCTTCGTCTCTGACTCGGGACAGATCAAGCCTCAATACAAAGCAGAGCTGGAGCAGTACGGCATCCCCTACGAGGAGGGCGGACACACCTTCTCACGTATCTTATCTGCTCAGGAGGTGATCAAAAGCCCTGGCATCCCCGACAGCGCACCGCTCATACGACAGCTCACGGAGCAGCAGACGCCGATCATCAGTGAGATCGAGTTCGCCTATCGCTACGCTGGCAACAGCATGATGATCGCTATCACAGGGAGCAACGGCAAGACCACTACGACCAACTGGCTCTACCACACGCTCCACAATGCGGGACTGGATGTCTCTATGGCGGGCAATGTGGGAACCAGTCTAGCTCGTCAGGTGGCACTCGCTCCGCACGCTTACTATGTGATCGAGCTGAGCAGCTTCCAGCTGGATCACATGTACCAGTTTAGAGCACACATAGCGATCCTGCTCAACATCACGCCCGACCATCTAGATCGCTACGACCATCAGATGGAGCTATACGCTCGGGCTAAGATGCGTATCACGCAAAACCAAGAGCCCACCGACTACTTCATCTCATGGATCGAAGACGACTGGACACAGCGACTACTCAAGGAGCCAGGCATGGGAGCGGGACGACGAATCTTCTTCTCTACCGAAGCCTCTTCAGACGATGCCGTCGTGGCTTCTAGTCACAACGGACAGCTACGCTTTGCCCTTCAGGAGCCAGTCGTTGAGATGCCAGAGAGCGCTCTAGCCTTATCGGGCAAGCACAACGTGCAGAACGCCCTAGCCGTCGGTTGCGCTGCGCAAGCTTTAGGCATCAAGCCTGAGATCATACGAGCCTCTCTAGAGACCTTTACCAATGTGCCACACCGCCTAGAGTATATCGCCAGCATCGATGGCGTAGACTACATCAACGACTCCAAGGCGACCAACATCAACAGCACGTGGTATGCCCTCGAGAGTATGCGCAAGCCGACGATCCTCATACTAGGTGGCACTGACAAGGGCAACGACTACAACGATCTGATGGATCTAGTCAAGGAAAAGGTCGTCGGGCTGATCTACATGACGACCGACTCTGCCAAGCTCCACCGCAGCTTCGACAGTGTCATACCTCGCCACGAGGAGGTTACCTCCATGCGTGACGCTATCGCGGCAGCTCGCCAGATGGCCAAGGCAGGAGACACCGTATTGCTGTCGCCAGCCTGCGCCAGCTTTGACCTCTTTACCTGCTACGAAGATCGTGGCGACCAGTTCAGAGCGGAGGTGCTCGCCATCGCTCAGCAGCAACGTGATACTGATAGATCGCTCTAG
- a CDS encoding FtsW/RodA/SpoVE family cell cycle protein has protein sequence MIPQDEHNTSQDTTTPSDIFDFSPREETVPTDNESAELDEESTQSATEGETKPRKPRITGDRSLWFLYFAFLATSLLFIYSATSTLAYRGESLYAPFTGHLKHIIISVIVAWGFSRMNRTLTRSVGILIFIGSFALVILTLFIGTETNDAKRTLLGIQPSEFYKVGVIFLASAILSIRELTNNQRFYLFCGLTAIGLICVAKESLSMGIIITLFVLGIGVVQTGFSKSLFLVGGVGLGVIALLVASLLLLPDSIVMQNSSTARWKGRIEDFTSKSDSSKFVIDEDNFQEQHARIAIARSNGTGVFPGNSVERDILPEAYSDFIYAIIIEETGFIGMIWVPLLYILLFFKLSRWATRSQRSWQRIFLLGVGIMYTTQAIIHMCVVTGISPNTGQTLPLISRGGSSLLATSIAIGACIAITRQIREDEYHKQLEEERKAQEEAAAAEAIVADTSIVEESSLPSSSDEVDGMA, from the coding sequence ATGATACCACAAGACGAACACAATACTAGCCAAGATACCACGACCCCTTCGGACATCTTCGACTTCTCTCCCCGTGAGGAGACGGTTCCGACCGACAACGAGAGTGCAGAGCTGGACGAAGAGAGTACTCAGAGTGCTACCGAGGGAGAGACGAAACCACGCAAGCCACGCATTACAGGCGACCGCTCGTTGTGGTTCCTCTACTTTGCCTTCTTGGCCACGTCACTACTCTTCATCTATAGTGCTACCAGCACACTAGCTTACCGTGGGGAGAGCCTGTACGCACCCTTTACGGGTCATCTTAAGCATATCATCATATCGGTGATTGTGGCGTGGGGTTTCTCACGGATGAACCGTACTTTGACACGCTCCGTAGGGATCCTTATTTTCATCGGATCTTTCGCACTCGTCATCTTAACCCTCTTCATAGGTACAGAGACCAATGACGCGAAGCGTACGCTACTAGGCATACAACCCTCTGAGTTCTATAAGGTAGGGGTCATCTTCCTCGCCTCTGCCATCCTCTCTATACGCGAGCTGACTAACAACCAGCGCTTCTACCTCTTCTGCGGGCTCACCGCCATCGGACTCATCTGTGTTGCCAAGGAGAGTCTCTCGATGGGTATCATCATTACCTTATTCGTTCTCGGTATAGGTGTCGTACAGACGGGCTTCTCCAAGAGTCTCTTCCTCGTTGGGGGCGTTGGGCTTGGTGTCATCGCACTACTCGTGGCTAGTCTCTTACTGCTGCCCGATAGCATCGTCATGCAAAACAGTAGTACAGCGCGCTGGAAGGGACGTATCGAAGACTTTACCTCTAAGTCTGACTCCAGTAAGTTTGTCATCGACGAGGACAACTTTCAGGAGCAGCACGCACGCATAGCCATAGCACGGAGCAATGGTACCGGCGTCTTCCCAGGCAATAGTGTGGAGCGAGACATCCTCCCCGAGGCATACTCCGACTTTATCTATGCGATCATCATCGAGGAGACTGGGTTCATCGGTATGATCTGGGTGCCGCTACTCTATATCCTTCTCTTCTTCAAGCTCTCTCGCTGGGCGACACGATCGCAACGCAGCTGGCAGCGCATCTTCCTCCTCGGCGTAGGCATCATGTACACCACGCAGGCGATCATACACATGTGTGTCGTCACGGGCATCTCACCCAATACCGGTCAGACGCTACCGCTCATCAGTCGTGGAGGTTCTTCGCTCCTGGCTACCTCCATCGCCATCGGTGCCTGCATAGCGATCACAAGGCAGATCCGCGAAGACGAGTACCATAAGCAACTGGAGGAAGAGCGCAAAGCTCAGGAGGAGGCAGCTGCCGCCGAAGCGATTGTTGCGGATACCTCTATAGTCGAAGAGAGTTCCCTACCCTCCTCCTCTGACGAGGTAGATGGTATGGCGTAG
- a CDS encoding shikimate dehydrogenase family protein, whose product MQRIYALIGKPLGHSLSADYFNDLFESQGIDAHYILQELDDLSALRPWLESTPAIAGLNVTSPYKVEVCNYLDEIDTEAKYVGAVNTIVVDRAGGRMRLFGYNTDVQGVVESLQPLLTPERQHALVLGTGGAAQAVAQALKRLGRDCTLVSRDPQAPHILSYDALTPELIADKWIIINATPVGMGSLIMERPQIPYEAITPEHVCMDLIYNPEETRFLKACREQGATTINGLKMLLVQARYAWHIWHKQA is encoded by the coding sequence ATGCAACGTATTTACGCACTGATAGGTAAGCCCCTGGGGCATTCGCTCTCGGCAGACTACTTCAACGATCTTTTTGAATCGCAGGGGATCGATGCGCACTACATATTACAAGAGCTGGATGATCTCTCGGCTCTGAGACCTTGGCTGGAGTCTACTCCCGCCATCGCGGGGCTTAATGTGACGAGCCCCTACAAGGTGGAGGTGTGCAACTATCTAGATGAGATAGACACTGAGGCTAAGTATGTGGGAGCTGTCAATACGATCGTTGTGGATCGCGCGGGAGGGCGGATGCGTCTCTTTGGCTACAATACGGACGTACAGGGTGTCGTGGAGAGTCTACAGCCACTACTCACGCCCGAACGACAGCATGCACTCGTCCTCGGCACGGGTGGAGCAGCCCAAGCGGTGGCACAGGCTCTCAAGCGTCTCGGACGGGACTGTACGCTGGTCAGTAGAGATCCGCAAGCTCCACATATCTTGTCTTACGATGCACTGACACCTGAGCTGATAGCAGACAAGTGGATCATCATCAACGCTACGCCCGTCGGCATGGGATCGCTTATCATGGAGCGTCCGCAGATACCTTACGAGGCGATCACGCCAGAGCACGTCTGCATGGATCTGATCTACAACCCAGAGGAGACGCGCTTCCTCAAGGCTTGCCGTGAGCAAGGTGCGACGACGATCAATGGACTGAAGATGCTCCTCGTGCAGGCTCGCTACGCGTGGCACATCTGGCACAAGCAGGCATAG
- the mraY gene encoding phospho-N-acetylmuramoyl-pentapeptide-transferase, with protein sequence MLYHLYDWLQANDVPGWRLAQYVTFRAGVSFILALIFSTIIGRRIIHWLHRMQIGEVVRTLGLEGEAMKTGTPTMGGIIIIIAIIVPTLLFARLNNVYIQLMIFTTLTMGALGFIDDYIKVFKKNKAGLHGRYKIIGQVLLGVVVALTFYLSPDIIIRENQEVINNGRIEQVTFSSQEAKNTQTTIPFVKNNNFDYLSLVPASTPHRELVGWILFSIIIILIVTFISNCVNLTDGLDGLAAGTAAPAGVALAVLAYVSSHIALARYFSIMFIPGAEELVIFGAAFVGATFGFLWYNAYPAQVFMGDTGSLAIGSIIAVMAILIRKELLLPILCFLFIIEGLSSLIQQAYFKITKRRTGTGRRVFKMSPLHHHFQKAGNSGIDALIQRPLAPIREAKITVRFWLIAILLAVLTVITLKMR encoded by the coding sequence ATGCTTTATCACCTCTACGATTGGCTACAAGCAAACGACGTCCCAGGCTGGCGACTAGCCCAGTATGTCACCTTTCGGGCTGGTGTCAGCTTCATTCTAGCGTTGATCTTCAGCACGATCATCGGCCGACGCATCATCCACTGGTTGCATCGCATGCAGATAGGCGAGGTGGTCCGTACGCTAGGACTGGAGGGTGAGGCTATGAAGACAGGCACCCCAACGATGGGCGGTATCATCATCATTATAGCGATCATTGTCCCGACGCTCCTCTTCGCCCGCCTCAACAATGTCTACATACAACTGATGATCTTCACGACCCTTACGATGGGTGCCTTGGGCTTTATCGATGACTACATCAAGGTCTTTAAGAAAAACAAGGCGGGACTCCACGGGCGTTACAAAATCATCGGACAGGTACTCCTAGGCGTTGTCGTGGCTCTCACCTTCTACTTGAGCCCAGACATTATCATTCGTGAGAATCAAGAGGTGATCAACAACGGACGCATCGAGCAGGTGACCTTCTCTAGTCAGGAGGCGAAGAATACGCAGACGACCATTCCCTTTGTTAAGAACAACAACTTCGACTACCTATCGCTAGTCCCTGCCTCTACGCCACATCGCGAGTTAGTCGGCTGGATCCTCTTCTCGATCATCATCATCCTCATTGTGACCTTTATCTCTAACTGTGTCAACCTAACGGATGGCCTGGACGGACTAGCCGCAGGGACGGCAGCCCCTGCTGGCGTGGCGCTGGCTGTGCTCGCCTATGTCTCCTCACACATAGCACTTGCTCGATACTTTAGTATCATGTTTATTCCAGGCGCTGAGGAGCTGGTGATCTTTGGCGCAGCTTTCGTGGGAGCCACCTTTGGCTTCCTTTGGTACAACGCTTATCCAGCGCAGGTCTTCATGGGCGATACGGGAAGCCTCGCCATCGGCAGTATCATTGCCGTGATGGCTATCCTCATTCGCAAGGAGCTACTCCTACCGATCCTCTGCTTCCTCTTTATCATCGAGGGACTATCCTCACTGATACAGCAAGCATACTTTAAGATTACCAAGCGACGCACGGGGACGGGCCGACGAGTCTTCAAGATGTCGCCCCTGCACCATCACTTTCAGAAAGCGGGCAATAGCGGTATCGACGCCCTGATTCAGAGACCTCTGGCACCTATCCGAGAGGCTAAGATCACCGTTCGCTTTTGGCTTATAGCTATCCTGCTAGCTGTACTAACAGTCATCACGCTTAAGATGCGATAA
- a CDS encoding UDP-N-acetylmuramoyl-L-alanyl-D-glutamate--2,6-diaminopimelate ligase, with protein MNLKPLNSYIVALTEEHLLSQANTGSISTEQCQVTSIEQDSRRAAEGCIFVALRGVHVDGADYIPKALAAGCRIIVTEHPRPESLSDDVAWLTVTDTAKAIAVLASVYYDRPERQLTIVGVTGTNGKTTTATLCYQLWNWLGMRAALFSTVCIRIGDKEYPATHTTPDALELHRVMRDMVDAGCRYLFMEVSSHALVQQRVYGLPFALALFTNLTRDHLDYHGTMQAYIAAKKSLFDNLSPSAYALVNADDRNGSVMVQNCAAHLHTYAMRSHADYTAQLLGQYVDGSTLLLDNEEVEIKLVGSYNAYNVTAVYGVARLLLPDLDKSLILRGISSLEHVNGRFDLLASPRGYHVVVDYAHTPDALENLLKTVSELNASQVYVVVGAGGDRDMGKRPEMGRIAYNMCDRLYLTSDNPRSEDPQTIIDQMLEGIPQAERDEVYTNVSRRQAITDACAAAQRGDLVVIAGKGHETYQEIEGVKHHFDDKEVVQEIFAKEEKQA; from the coding sequence ATGAATCTCAAACCACTCAATAGTTATATAGTAGCACTCACCGAGGAGCATCTACTGAGCCAAGCAAACACGGGTAGCATCTCTACGGAGCAGTGTCAAGTGACCTCTATCGAGCAGGACTCACGTCGTGCCGCTGAGGGATGCATCTTCGTAGCACTACGTGGTGTGCATGTGGACGGCGCCGACTACATCCCGAAGGCACTTGCAGCGGGCTGTCGTATCATCGTCACTGAGCATCCACGACCCGAGAGCCTCTCTGACGATGTAGCATGGCTCACGGTGACTGACACGGCAAAGGCGATAGCTGTCTTAGCTTCTGTCTACTATGATCGTCCGGAGCGGCAGCTCACGATCGTAGGCGTCACGGGGACCAATGGCAAGACGACCACCGCTACGCTATGCTATCAGCTGTGGAACTGGCTCGGTATGCGAGCTGCACTCTTTAGCACGGTCTGCATACGTATCGGCGACAAGGAGTATCCCGCCACCCATACGACGCCTGACGCTCTCGAGCTGCATCGTGTGATGCGCGATATGGTCGATGCAGGCTGTCGCTATCTCTTTATGGAGGTCTCTTCGCACGCTTTGGTACAGCAGCGGGTCTATGGGTTGCCCTTTGCACTAGCTCTCTTTACCAATCTGACACGTGATCACCTGGACTACCACGGCACGATGCAGGCTTACATTGCAGCAAAGAAGTCGCTCTTTGACAATCTCTCCCCAAGTGCCTATGCGCTAGTCAATGCGGATGATCGCAACGGGAGTGTCATGGTACAAAACTGCGCTGCCCATCTACATACCTATGCGATGCGTAGCCATGCGGACTATACAGCTCAATTGCTGGGACAGTATGTAGACGGCTCTACCCTACTACTGGACAACGAAGAGGTAGAGATCAAGCTCGTCGGGAGCTACAACGCTTACAATGTGACGGCTGTCTACGGTGTGGCTCGTCTCCTCCTACCCGATCTAGACAAGAGCTTGATACTGCGTGGCATCTCTAGTCTGGAGCATGTGAATGGTCGCTTTGACCTACTCGCCTCCCCGAGAGGTTACCATGTGGTAGTGGACTATGCGCACACGCCTGACGCTTTGGAAAATCTCCTCAAGACGGTCTCCGAGCTTAACGCCTCACAGGTCTACGTGGTGGTCGGCGCTGGCGGTGATCGGGATATGGGCAAACGTCCGGAGATGGGGCGTATCGCCTACAATATGTGCGACCGTCTCTACCTCACCTCAGACAATCCACGCTCCGAGGATCCGCAGACGATCATCGATCAGATGCTCGAGGGCATCCCCCAGGCGGAGCGCGACGAGGTCTACACCAACGTATCTCGTCGCCAAGCAATCACAGACGCTTGCGCAGCTGCGCAACGTGGCGACCTAGTGGTCATCGCTGGCAAGGGTCATGAGACCTATCAAGAGATCGAAGGGGTCAAGCACCACTTCGACGACAAAGAGGTAGTGCAAGAGATCTTTGCAAAAGAAGAGAAGCAGGCGTAA
- the ubiE gene encoding bifunctional demethylmenaquinone methyltransferase/2-methoxy-6-polyprenyl-1,4-benzoquinol methylase UbiE encodes MSVSLDGKSRYVRQMFDRIAGHYDSMNRLMTGGMDLAWRWQVIEHLADYAPRQVADLACGTGDMILMLSRYLPSVREIVGVDLSEGMLAVAAERVKRAARTASVTLSAENCQELSLATQSVDAVTCTLGIRNFSDPLQGLREMHRILRPGGRLAILELSEPREGLLRQGYNIYAKRLIPWIGQLCAHDRSAYSYLPASIKVMPQREEMTALIRRAGFREVQYKEMPLGICILYTAEA; translated from the coding sequence ATGTCTGTATCTCTAGATGGTAAGTCTCGCTACGTGCGACAGATGTTTGACCGCATCGCTGGACACTATGACTCGATGAACCGCCTCATGACGGGCGGTATGGATCTGGCTTGGCGCTGGCAGGTCATAGAGCATCTGGCGGACTATGCGCCTCGCCAGGTGGCTGATCTGGCCTGCGGTACGGGAGATATGATCCTGATGCTCTCGCGATACTTGCCGTCGGTACGTGAGATAGTTGGCGTGGATCTCTCGGAGGGTATGCTGGCGGTAGCTGCTGAGCGTGTCAAGCGGGCTGCACGGACAGCGTCTGTAACGCTATCGGCGGAGAACTGTCAGGAGCTCTCTCTAGCCACGCAGTCGGTCGATGCGGTGACCTGCACACTGGGCATTAGAAACTTCTCGGACCCGCTACAAGGCTTGCGAGAGATGCACCGCATCCTCAGACCTGGAGGAAGGCTCGCTATACTGGAGCTGAGCGAGCCTCGTGAGGGGCTACTGCGGCAGGGCTATAACATCTACGCCAAGCGGTTGATACCGTGGATCGGACAGCTATGCGCTCACGATCGCTCTGCTTACAGCTATCTCCCAGCCTCTATCAAGGTGATGCCACAGCGAGAGGAGATGACGGCTCTGATCCGTAGGGCAGGCTTTAGAGAAGTACAATATAAAGAAATGCCCCTAGGGATCTGTATCTTATACACGGCAGAAGCTTAG
- a CDS encoding phosphoribosylaminoimidazolesuccinocarboxamide synthase has protein sequence MNQALTHTDLSLPGIQSVFHGKVRDVYFLEGDLIAMVATDRISAFDVVLPEGIPYKGQVLNQIAAEQLDATAHLVPNWKIATPDPMVTVGHRCEPFKVEMIVRGYIAGSAWRAYQAGERTICGIELPEGLKENERLPHPIITPTTKADEGHDENISREEIIASGLISEEDYKVIEQYTRTLFEEGTRIARERGLILVDTKYEFGKKDGKVILIDEIHTPDSSRYFYLEGYEERQAKGEPQRQLSKEFVRQWLIEQGFQGKAGQKMPTITPEYAASVSDRYIELYEHITGKTFVKEQTQDVAKRIEDNLLAFLKK, from the coding sequence ATGAATCAAGCACTAACACACACCGACCTATCTCTCCCAGGTATCCAATCTGTCTTTCATGGCAAGGTGAGAGATGTATACTTCCTTGAGGGCGATCTGATAGCGATGGTCGCTACGGATAGGATTTCAGCCTTTGATGTGGTACTCCCTGAGGGTATCCCCTACAAGGGTCAGGTGCTCAACCAGATAGCTGCTGAGCAACTTGACGCTACGGCACACCTCGTACCTAACTGGAAGATAGCAACGCCCGATCCGATGGTTACGGTGGGACACCGCTGCGAGCCGTTTAAGGTAGAGATGATCGTACGTGGCTACATAGCTGGTAGCGCATGGCGTGCTTACCAGGCTGGTGAGCGCACGATCTGCGGTATAGAGCTACCTGAGGGACTGAAGGAGAATGAGCGTCTCCCACACCCAATCATCACGCCTACGACCAAGGCTGATGAGGGTCACGACGAAAACATTAGCCGTGAGGAGATCATCGCCTCTGGACTGATCTCGGAGGAGGACTACAAGGTGATCGAGCAGTACACACGGACACTCTTTGAGGAGGGGACACGCATAGCTCGTGAGCGGGGACTGATCCTCGTGGATACGAAGTATGAGTTTGGTAAGAAGGATGGCAAGGTGATCCTGATCGACGAGATCCACACGCCCGACTCCTCTCGCTACTTCTACCTCGAGGGCTACGAGGAGCGCCAAGCTAAGGGTGAGCCTCAGCGACAGCTCTCGAAGGAGTTCGTCCGTCAGTGGCTTATCGAGCAGGGCTTCCAGGGTAAGGCTGGGCAGAAGATGCCTACCATCACGCCTGAGTATGCGGCCTCTGTGAGTGATCGCTACATAGAGCTCTACGAGCATATCACGGGCAAGACCTTCGTCAAGGAGCAGACCCAAGATGTGGCTAAGCGTATCGAGGACAATCTGCTAGCTTTCCTGAAGAAGTAA
- a CDS encoding penicillin-binding protein gives MSKHSPIIARYRTLGFLAILMTLWIFIKVIGIIFVEGPTWRLMAQNFHRPDTVTISPLRGNIISSDGHIVAISKPAYKLYLDFGAEAIQQMEPDSLYKQLDSLAYQMSLWEKGEQATYQALRKRLREGYRKAQHKQPGYRYVSIYPYEVSHVEYQRLKQSYPLMMTVERKGRIVRRRGPLRNGLTHEERALRDRPYGELARRTIGSVYKEVKGDLTQGEYGLEQSFDTLLRGEPGLAVRQYLAGSTRQNTLQPPRDGYNVYTTLDMNLQQIVHRALYEQMTQFEADYGGAILMEVETGRILALANLTKGGESYYEGVNYALSALNEPGSTMKTPFMMAALDDGVCTPSDTIDTGNGVFKYGGYNIRDHNANRGGYGRISVAQGLWYSSNIVLAKIAIKGYVEHPDGIYQHLSNYGLLERLDVGLEGVATPTIIRPEDKSYGNSTIPGISRGYGISVPAINTLNFYNGVANGGRIMRPYLVDRVEDAEGKVIQEFQPQVLHENICKPATLDSIRSMLDNVVLQGTAKGPVRSDLISISGKTGTALMSNHGGGGYRASGEVYMTSFCGYFPSDHPKYSCIIFVVNPHGAGRASGGIVAGRGVKRIAEEIYTLSNPILLDTITPHPASERLKHLELAGGEKKRVESFVKAYKIPEVRSDGSSKVASDQLVVPQYGREGVELHPLARYSKGVMPRLVGLAPSEAVYQISLQGLEVQLVGYGRVLAQSIPIGTPIHPGQKVILHLGNNHRQ, from the coding sequence ATGTCAAAACACAGTCCTATCATAGCTCGCTACCGCACATTAGGCTTCCTGGCCATCTTGATGACTCTATGGATCTTTATCAAGGTGATCGGCATCATCTTCGTCGAGGGCCCTACCTGGCGTCTGATGGCGCAAAACTTTCATCGTCCAGACACGGTGACAATCTCACCACTACGTGGCAACATCATTTCGTCAGACGGACACATCGTGGCTATTAGCAAGCCTGCGTACAAGCTTTACCTAGACTTTGGCGCAGAGGCTATTCAGCAGATGGAACCCGACTCGCTCTACAAGCAGCTAGACTCGCTAGCCTACCAGATGAGTCTCTGGGAGAAGGGTGAGCAAGCTACCTACCAGGCACTACGCAAGCGACTTCGTGAGGGCTATCGCAAGGCGCAGCATAAGCAACCAGGCTATCGCTACGTATCTATATACCCCTACGAGGTGAGCCATGTGGAGTACCAGCGACTTAAGCAGTCCTATCCACTGATGATGACGGTAGAGCGCAAGGGTCGTATAGTGCGTCGCCGTGGGCCGCTCAGAAATGGGCTGACGCATGAGGAGCGTGCACTACGTGACAGACCTTATGGTGAGCTAGCGAGACGTACGATAGGGAGCGTCTACAAGGAGGTCAAGGGAGATCTCACGCAGGGAGAGTATGGTCTAGAGCAGAGCTTTGACACCCTACTGCGGGGTGAGCCTGGATTGGCTGTGAGGCAGTACCTAGCAGGGTCTACACGACAGAACACGCTGCAGCCGCCTCGTGATGGCTACAATGTGTACACCACGCTAGATATGAATCTGCAGCAGATCGTGCACCGTGCGCTCTATGAGCAGATGACACAGTTTGAGGCGGACTACGGAGGGGCTATCCTGATGGAGGTAGAGACGGGACGTATCCTGGCTTTGGCCAATCTGACGAAGGGTGGCGAGAGCTACTATGAGGGGGTCAACTATGCCCTTAGCGCACTCAACGAGCCTGGCTCTACGATGAAGACGCCCTTTATGATGGCGGCACTAGATGATGGGGTCTGTACGCCAAGCGATACCATTGACACTGGAAACGGAGTCTTTAAGTATGGAGGCTACAACATACGTGATCATAATGCCAATCGCGGTGGCTATGGACGTATCTCGGTAGCGCAGGGACTGTGGTACTCTAGTAATATCGTCCTAGCTAAAATTGCGATCAAGGGGTATGTGGAGCACCCCGACGGGATCTATCAGCACCTGAGCAACTATGGACTGCTGGAGCGTCTAGATGTAGGTCTAGAGGGAGTCGCTACACCAACGATCATACGGCCCGAGGACAAGAGCTACGGTAACTCAACGATCCCAGGCATCAGCCGTGGCTATGGTATCTCGGTACCTGCGATCAATACGCTCAACTTCTACAACGGTGTCGCCAACGGCGGACGTATCATGCGCCCCTATCTAGTAGATCGTGTAGAGGATGCAGAGGGCAAGGTGATCCAAGAGTTTCAGCCACAGGTGCTGCACGAGAATATCTGCAAGCCCGCTACGCTCGACTCAATACGCTCCATGCTAGACAATGTAGTCTTACAAGGCACTGCTAAAGGGCCCGTACGCTCTGATCTCATCTCTATCAGTGGCAAGACGGGTACAGCCCTGATGAGCAACCATGGTGGCGGAGGTTATCGTGCTAGCGGAGAGGTCTACATGACTTCGTTTTGCGGATACTTTCCCTCCGATCATCCTAAGTATAGTTGCATCATCTTTGTAGTCAATCCTCACGGCGCAGGTCGTGCCTCAGGCGGTATCGTAGCTGGTCGTGGTGTGAAGCGTATCGCTGAGGAGATTTACACGCTCTCTAATCCTATCCTCCTAGACACGATCACGCCTCACCCGGCTAGTGAGCGGCTGAAGCACTTGGAGCTAGCTGGCGGTGAGAAGAAGCGTGTCGAGAGCTTTGTCAAGGCTTACAAGATACCCGAAGTTAGATCCGACGGCTCTAGCAAGGTCGCGTCTGACCAATTGGTCGTACCTCAGTATGGCCGTGAGGGGGTGGAGCTACATCCGCTGGCTCGCTACTCTAAGGGGGTGATGCCTCGACTTGTAGGGTTAGCCCCCAGCGAAGCAGTCTATCAGATTAGTCTGCAGGGGCTGGAGGTACAGTTGGTCGGCTATGGACGAGTCCTAGCGCAGAGCATTCCCATCGGTACGCCTATCCACCCAGGACAGAAGGTGATCCTACATCTAGGCAATAATCATAGACAGTAA